One genomic region from Amycolatopsis sp. FBCC-B4732 encodes:
- a CDS encoding gamma-glutamylcyclotransferase translates to MPLYAAYGSNMEPAQMLERAPHSPMAGTGWLEGWRLTFGGEDFGWEGALATIVEDPGARVFVVLYDVTPLDEDGLDRWEGGELGIHSKIRLRVQTMDGSVLAWLYVLDAYEGGLPSARYLGVLADAAEAAGAPVDYVDDLRTRPCSGITG, encoded by the coding sequence GTGCCGTTGTATGCCGCGTACGGATCGAACATGGAGCCCGCCCAGATGCTGGAGCGCGCGCCGCACTCTCCGATGGCCGGCACCGGCTGGCTGGAGGGGTGGCGCCTGACCTTCGGCGGCGAGGACTTCGGCTGGGAAGGTGCCCTGGCCACCATCGTCGAAGACCCGGGAGCCCGGGTCTTCGTCGTCCTCTACGACGTGACGCCGCTGGACGAGGACGGGCTCGACCGCTGGGAAGGCGGCGAGCTCGGCATCCACTCGAAGATCCGGCTCCGGGTCCAGACCATGGACGGGTCGGTCCTGGCGTGGCTGTACGTCCTGGACGCCTACGAAGGCGGGCTGCCCTCGGCCCGGTACCTCGGCGTGCTCGCCGACGCCGCGGAGGCGGCCGGAGCACCCGTGGACTACGTCGACGACCTGCGCACCCGCCCCTGTTCGGGCATCACCGGCTGA
- a CDS encoding amidohydrolase, producing the protein MTVLDSRPDVPGDPHGRMMTPMEGPEALISEAGVSMAPVEDLGAGRGPFWLDDWLRANATDLLAWRRHIHAHPELSRHEFATTELVVTLLRTVGLKPWVLPGGTGVVCDIGSGEKCVALRADMDALPLTEATGLPYASTTEGAAHMCGHDAHTAILLGAARALAGAPELPGRVRLIFQPAEEVMPGGALDMIAAGALDGVERIYGLHVDPRLEVGSVGMRVGALTSAADLIELRLTSPGGHTSRPHLTADLVHALGTVITSLPAVLSRRVDPRSGTVLVWGAVHAGQAANAVPQDGVLRGTLRTADHEVWTSLEPLVASSVESLLAPTGVGFSLDYRRGVPPVVSDPDSTALMRAGVEAALGEGAVAGTEQSSGGEDFGWYLEHVQGAFARLGVWSGPPEPQSDIHRPTFVLDERALLCGVRTLVHTALTALA; encoded by the coding sequence GTGACGGTGTTGGACTCACGACCGGACGTTCCAGGCGACCCCCATGGGCGCATGATGACCCCTATGGAGGGGCCCGAGGCGCTCATTTCCGAAGCCGGCGTAAGCATGGCTCCCGTGGAGGACCTTGGTGCGGGGCGTGGCCCGTTCTGGCTCGACGACTGGCTGCGCGCCAACGCGACCGACCTGCTCGCGTGGCGACGGCACATCCACGCGCACCCCGAGCTGTCACGGCACGAGTTCGCGACCACCGAACTGGTCGTCACGCTGCTGCGCACGGTCGGGCTCAAGCCGTGGGTGCTGCCCGGCGGCACCGGCGTCGTCTGCGACATCGGCAGCGGTGAGAAGTGCGTGGCGCTGCGGGCCGACATGGACGCGCTGCCGCTCACCGAGGCGACCGGGCTGCCCTACGCGTCGACGACTGAGGGTGCGGCCCACATGTGCGGCCACGACGCCCACACGGCGATCCTGCTCGGCGCGGCCCGCGCCCTGGCCGGCGCGCCGGAGCTGCCCGGCCGCGTGCGGCTGATCTTCCAGCCGGCCGAGGAGGTCATGCCCGGCGGCGCGCTGGACATGATCGCGGCCGGCGCGCTGGACGGCGTCGAGCGGATCTACGGCCTGCACGTCGACCCGCGGCTCGAAGTGGGTTCCGTGGGCATGCGCGTGGGCGCGCTGACGTCCGCGGCGGACCTGATCGAGCTGCGCCTGACCTCGCCCGGCGGCCACACGTCCCGGCCGCACCTGACGGCCGACCTGGTCCACGCGCTCGGCACGGTGATCACGTCGCTGCCCGCGGTGCTCTCGCGCCGCGTCGACCCGCGGTCGGGCACCGTCCTGGTGTGGGGCGCGGTCCACGCGGGACAGGCGGCCAACGCGGTGCCGCAGGACGGCGTCCTGCGCGGCACGCTGCGCACCGCCGACCACGAGGTCTGGACTTCGCTGGAGCCGCTGGTGGCGTCCTCTGTGGAGTCCCTGCTGGCGCCGACCGGCGTCGGCTTCTCGCTGGACTACCGCCGCGGGGTCCCGCCGGTGGTCTCGGACCCGGATTCGACCGCGCTGATGCGCGCGGGCGTCGAAGCGGCCCTCGGCGAGGGCGCGGTGGCCGGCACCGAGCAGTCCTCCGGCGGGGAAGACTTCGGCTGGTACCTGGAGCACGTCCAGGGCGCGTTCGCCCGCCTGGGTGTCTGGTCCGGCCCGCCGGAACCGCAGTCGGACATCCACCGCCCGACGTTCGTCCTCGACGAGCGGGCCCTCCTCTGCGGGGTCCGCACCCTGGTCCACACCGCTTTGACGGCTCTCGCCTGA
- the meaB gene encoding methylmalonyl Co-A mutase-associated GTPase MeaB translates to MPRKIDVTAYAKGVLAGDRGTLSKAITLVESQREDHRAQAQELLIEVLPAAGGAQRVGITGVPGVGKSTFIDQLGTDLTAAGHKVAVLAVDPSSTRTGGSILGDKTRMARLAVDERAFIRPSPTSGTLGGVARATRETIVLMEAAGYDIVLVETVGVGQSEVTVANMVDCFLFLTLARTGDQLQGIKKGVLELADVIAVNKADGDHERDAKRAARELSGALRMIYGPEAAWTPPVLTCSGLHNLRLDEVWGAIEKHRDTLSASGELEARRRQQQVDWTWAMVREQLLSRLAAHPDVRTVVPDVERAVRDGELTATLGAQRILDAFGPPRGG, encoded by the coding sequence TTGCCGCGGAAGATCGACGTCACCGCGTACGCCAAGGGGGTCCTCGCGGGGGACCGCGGGACGCTGTCGAAGGCCATCACGCTCGTCGAATCGCAGCGCGAAGACCACCGGGCGCAGGCGCAGGAACTGCTGATCGAGGTGCTGCCCGCGGCCGGCGGGGCCCAGCGCGTCGGCATCACCGGCGTCCCCGGGGTCGGCAAGTCGACGTTCATCGACCAGCTGGGCACCGACCTGACGGCGGCCGGGCACAAGGTGGCCGTGCTCGCCGTCGACCCGTCGTCCACGCGGACCGGCGGCTCGATCCTCGGCGACAAGACCCGGATGGCGCGCCTGGCGGTCGACGAACGGGCGTTCATCCGGCCGTCGCCGACGTCGGGCACGCTCGGCGGCGTCGCGCGGGCGACCCGCGAGACGATCGTGCTGATGGAGGCCGCCGGCTACGACATCGTGCTGGTCGAGACGGTCGGCGTCGGGCAGTCCGAGGTGACCGTGGCGAACATGGTCGACTGCTTCCTGTTCCTGACCCTCGCACGCACCGGTGACCAGCTCCAAGGCATCAAGAAGGGCGTGCTGGAGCTCGCCGACGTCATCGCCGTCAACAAGGCCGACGGCGACCACGAACGGGACGCGAAACGGGCGGCCCGTGAGCTTTCGGGCGCGCTGCGGATGATCTACGGGCCCGAAGCGGCGTGGACCCCGCCGGTGCTCACCTGCAGCGGCCTGCACAACCTGCGCCTGGACGAGGTCTGGGGCGCGATCGAGAAGCACCGCGACACGCTCTCGGCGTCCGGCGAGCTGGAAGCGCGCCGCCGGCAGCAGCAGGTCGACTGGACGTGGGCGATGGTGCGCGAACAGTTGCTCAGTCGCCTGGCGGCGCATCCGGACGTGCGAACGGTCGTTCCCGACGTCGAACGGGCGGTGCGCGACGGTGAACTGACGGCTACCCTCGGTGCGCAGCGGATCCTCGACGCGTTCGGTCCACCCCGTGGTGGCTGA
- the scpA gene encoding methylmalonyl-CoA mutase, giving the protein MSIPNFAGLDLGTPSPADREAWAKAVQEATGKGPDALDWETPEGIGVKPVYTAADLSDVDFLGTYPGIAPFLRGPYPTMYVNQPWTIRQYAGFSTAEESNAFYRRNLAAGQKGLSVAFDLATHRGYDSDHPRVSGDVGMAGVAIDSIYDMRQLFDGIPLDKMSVSMTMNGAVLPVLALYVVAAEEQGVRPEQLAGTIQNDILKEFMVRNTYIYPPQPSMRIISDIFSFTSQHMPKYNSISISGYHMQEAGATADLELAYTLADGVEYLRSGVDAGLGVDKFAPRLSFFWAIGMNFFMEVAKLRAARLLWAKLVKGFDPKSPKSLSLRTHSQTSGWSLTAQDVYNNVVRTCVEAMAATQGHTQSLHTNALDEALALPTDFSARIARNTQLLLQQESGTTRVIDPWGGSAFVEKLTYDLARKAWGHISEVEQAGGMAKAIDAGIPKLRIEEAAARTQARIDSGRQPVIGVNKYQVTGDEDIEVLKVDNAGVRTQQLEKLRRLREERDPQATEDALRRLTEGAGNGGNLLELAIGAARAKATVGEISDALEKLWGRHSGQIRTISGVYREEVGKSQNVEQARELVEKFAEDEGRRPRILVAKMGQDGHDRGQKVIATGFADIGFDVDVGPLFSTPAEVARQAIEADVHVVGVSSLAAGHLSLVPALRHELAELGREDIMVVVGGVIPPQDYPALREAGAAAIFGPGTVLADAAIDLLGQLTAQES; this is encoded by the coding sequence ATGAGCATCCCGAACTTCGCCGGTCTCGACCTCGGCACGCCGTCGCCCGCCGACCGCGAGGCCTGGGCCAAGGCCGTGCAGGAGGCCACCGGCAAGGGCCCGGACGCGCTCGACTGGGAGACGCCGGAGGGCATCGGCGTCAAGCCGGTCTACACCGCCGCCGACCTGTCCGATGTGGACTTCCTGGGCACCTACCCCGGCATCGCGCCCTTCCTGCGCGGGCCGTACCCGACGATGTACGTCAACCAGCCCTGGACCATCCGCCAGTACGCCGGGTTCTCCACCGCCGAGGAGTCCAACGCCTTCTACCGGCGCAACCTCGCCGCCGGCCAGAAGGGCCTGTCGGTCGCCTTCGACCTGGCCACCCACCGCGGCTACGACTCCGACCACCCGCGCGTCTCCGGCGACGTCGGCATGGCGGGCGTGGCCATCGACTCGATCTACGACATGCGCCAGCTCTTCGACGGCATCCCGCTCGACAAGATGTCGGTGTCGATGACCATGAACGGCGCGGTGCTGCCGGTGCTGGCGCTCTACGTCGTCGCGGCCGAGGAACAGGGGGTGCGGCCGGAGCAGCTCGCGGGGACCATCCAGAACGACATCCTCAAGGAGTTCATGGTCCGCAACACCTACATCTACCCACCGCAGCCCTCGATGCGGATCATCTCCGACATCTTCTCCTTCACTTCGCAGCACATGCCGAAGTACAACTCGATCTCCATTTCCGGCTACCACATGCAGGAAGCCGGGGCGACGGCCGACCTGGAGCTGGCCTACACCCTCGCCGACGGCGTCGAGTACCTCCGCTCCGGCGTCGACGCCGGGCTCGGCGTGGACAAGTTCGCGCCGCGGCTGTCGTTCTTCTGGGCGATCGGCATGAACTTCTTCATGGAGGTCGCGAAGCTGCGCGCGGCGCGCCTCCTGTGGGCGAAGCTGGTGAAGGGCTTCGACCCGAAGTCGCCGAAGTCGCTTTCGCTGCGGACGCACTCCCAGACGTCGGGCTGGTCGCTGACCGCGCAGGACGTCTACAACAACGTCGTGCGCACCTGCGTCGAGGCGATGGCCGCGACCCAGGGGCACACGCAGTCGCTGCACACGAACGCCCTCGACGAGGCGCTCGCGCTGCCGACGGACTTCTCCGCGCGGATCGCCCGCAACACGCAGCTGCTGCTGCAGCAGGAATCCGGCACCACCCGCGTGATCGACCCGTGGGGCGGCAGCGCCTTCGTCGAGAAGCTGACCTACGACCTCGCGCGCAAGGCGTGGGGCCACATCAGCGAGGTCGAGCAGGCCGGCGGCATGGCCAAGGCGATCGACGCGGGCATCCCCAAGCTGCGCATCGAGGAAGCCGCCGCGCGCACCCAGGCGCGCATCGACTCCGGCCGCCAGCCGGTCATCGGCGTGAACAAGTACCAGGTCACCGGCGATGAGGACATCGAAGTCCTCAAGGTCGACAACGCCGGCGTCCGCACCCAGCAGCTGGAGAAGCTGCGGCGGCTGCGCGAAGAGCGTGACCCGCAGGCCACCGAGGACGCGTTGCGGCGGCTCACCGAGGGGGCCGGCAACGGCGGCAACCTGCTGGAGCTGGCGATCGGCGCGGCCCGCGCGAAGGCGACCGTCGGCGAGATCTCCGACGCGCTCGAGAAGCTGTGGGGCCGCCACTCCGGGCAGATCCGGACGATTTCGGGCGTCTACCGCGAAGAGGTGGGTAAGTCGCAGAACGTCGAGCAGGCTCGTGAGCTGGTCGAGAAGTTCGCCGAGGACGAGGGCCGCCGCCCGCGCATCCTGGTCGCGAAGATGGGCCAGGACGGCCACGACCGCGGCCAGAAGGTGATCGCCACCGGCTTCGCCGACATCGGCTTCGACGTCGACGTCGGCCCGCTGTTCTCCACCCCGGCCGAGGTCGCCCGCCAGGCGATCGAGGCGGACGTGCACGTCGTCGGCGTCTCGTCGCTGGCCGCCGGGCACCTCTCGCTGGTGCCGGCGCTGCGCCACGAGCTCGCCGAGCTGGGCCGCGAGGACATCATGGTGGTCGTCGGCGGCGTCATCCCGCCGCAGGACTACCCGGCGCTGCGCGAAGCCGGCGCGGCGGCCATCTTCGGGCCCGGCACGGTGCTCGCGGACGCGGCCATCGACCTGCTCGGCCAGCTGACGGCGCAGGAGTCCTGA
- a CDS encoding methylmalonyl-CoA mutase family protein, which yields MTEVAGPESVPISELDLAAEFPQATRGQWQELVAGVLRKSGKLPEDFAGAPESKLVTRTYDGIEIQPLYTADDVPGETGFPGLPPYVRGARPEGQVSTGWDVRARFTGEDGRAVNKAILADLEGGVTSLWLTVPPAALADALNEVYLDLAPVVLDAGAEFEAAAAELLALFDEREIPASEATAVLGADPIGLAARSGAPAGLGPAAALAARVAAKYPKVRTIVADGLPFHEAGGSDAQELGALVAAGVSYLRALTDAGLDAETAAGQLEFRIAATADQFSTIAKLRAARRLWARVAEVCGFTSPMRQHAVTSPSMLTRRDPWVNMLRTTVACFGAGVGGADAVTVLPFDAAIGKPDAFAARIARNTHAVLLEESKLAGVVDPAGGSWYVEKLTDDLAHAAWAEFTAIEGAGGLVEELSSGALAAQLAETWEKRSRRIATRRDPLTGVSEFPNLAEKPVTREPAGSTVEGGLPRHRYAEGFEALRDASDAYLASHGERPKIFLATLGPVAAHTARAGFAANLFQAGGIEAVNPGATDDLPGAFRASGAKIACLCGTDDAYAAQAAEVAGSLGADHVLLAGKGSFDGVDGNVFAGCDALDVLNGLHAKLGVTR from the coding sequence ATGACTGAAGTGGCCGGTCCGGAGTCAGTGCCGATCTCCGAACTCGACCTGGCGGCCGAGTTCCCCCAGGCGACGCGCGGGCAGTGGCAGGAGCTCGTGGCGGGTGTCCTGCGCAAGAGCGGCAAGCTGCCGGAGGACTTCGCGGGCGCCCCGGAGAGCAAGCTCGTCACGCGGACCTACGACGGGATCGAGATCCAGCCGCTGTACACCGCGGACGACGTCCCCGGCGAAACCGGCTTCCCCGGCCTGCCGCCCTACGTGCGCGGCGCGCGGCCGGAAGGCCAGGTCAGCACCGGCTGGGACGTCCGCGCCCGGTTCACCGGCGAAGACGGCCGCGCGGTCAACAAGGCGATCCTGGCCGACCTCGAAGGCGGCGTGACGTCGCTCTGGCTGACCGTGCCGCCGGCCGCGCTGGCCGACGCGCTCAACGAGGTCTACCTCGACCTCGCGCCGGTGGTCCTGGACGCGGGCGCGGAGTTCGAAGCCGCCGCCGCGGAACTGCTGGCGCTGTTCGACGAACGCGAGATCCCGGCGAGCGAGGCCACCGCCGTGCTGGGCGCGGACCCGATCGGGCTGGCGGCCCGGTCCGGTGCGCCCGCCGGCCTCGGACCGGCCGCCGCGCTCGCCGCGCGTGTCGCCGCGAAGTACCCGAAGGTGCGCACGATCGTCGCCGACGGCCTGCCGTTCCACGAAGCGGGCGGCTCGGACGCGCAGGAACTGGGCGCGCTGGTCGCCGCCGGCGTCTCCTACCTGCGGGCGTTGACCGACGCCGGTCTCGACGCCGAAACCGCGGCCGGCCAGCTGGAATTCCGGATCGCCGCGACCGCCGACCAGTTCTCCACCATCGCCAAGCTGCGCGCGGCCCGCCGCCTGTGGGCCCGCGTCGCCGAGGTCTGCGGCTTCACCTCGCCGATGCGCCAGCACGCCGTGACATCGCCGTCGATGCTCACCCGGCGCGACCCGTGGGTGAACATGCTGCGCACGACCGTCGCGTGCTTCGGCGCCGGTGTCGGCGGCGCGGACGCGGTCACCGTGCTGCCGTTCGACGCCGCCATCGGCAAGCCGGACGCGTTTGCCGCGCGGATCGCCCGCAACACCCACGCCGTGCTGCTGGAGGAGTCCAAGCTGGCCGGCGTGGTCGACCCCGCGGGCGGCTCCTGGTACGTCGAGAAGCTCACCGACGACCTCGCGCACGCGGCCTGGGCCGAGTTCACCGCCATCGAAGGCGCGGGCGGCCTGGTCGAAGAGCTCTCCTCGGGCGCACTGGCCGCGCAGCTGGCCGAGACGTGGGAGAAGCGGTCCCGGCGGATCGCCACCCGCCGCGACCCGCTCACCGGCGTCAGCGAGTTCCCGAACCTGGCCGAGAAGCCGGTCACCCGGGAGCCGGCCGGGTCCACAGTGGAAGGCGGGCTGCCGCGGCACCGGTACGCGGAAGGCTTCGAAGCCCTCCGCGACGCATCGGACGCGTACCTCGCTTCGCACGGTGAGCGGCCCAAGATCTTCCTCGCCACCCTCGGCCCGGTCGCCGCGCACACCGCGCGCGCCGGGTTCGCCGCCAACCTGTTCCAGGCCGGCGGGATCGAAGCCGTCAACCCGGGCGCGACCGACGACCTGCCCGGCGCGTTCCGCGCGTCCGGCGCGAAGATCGCCTGCCTCTGCGGCACCGACGACGCCTACGCGGCACAGGCGGCCGAGGTCGCCGGGTCGCTCGGTGCCGACCACGTACTGCTGGCGGGCAAGGGCTCCTTCGACGGCGTGGACGGCAACGTCTTCGCCGGCTGCGACGCCCTCGACGTCCTCAACGGCCTGCACGCCAAGCTGGGAGTCACCCGATGA
- a CDS encoding serine/threonine-protein kinase, with product MVAGRYRLRSVLGSGSMGTVWSAYDEFLHRQVAVKEMKVPPGIPASQADELRERTLREARAIAVLSHPNVIILHDVAREDDQPFVVMELLPSRSLAHILRDHGPLTVEQAAAVGIAVASALEAAHAAGITHRDVKPGNVLVASDGRIKLTDFGIARNVSEATMTRTGIMLGSPAYIAPEVASGGAVIPAADLWGLGATLFAAVEGAPPYDADGDPLETVGKVVNGKVPKPKAGPLAEVISALMKKEPGDRITLREVRHRLYPLQSKTPLDLFGAELFRTPDGKKTSAQPDATDTQVIKTVLPEKGGDKAEKKAEGSSSELATDPGPLPFLRPPAPAPAPEPPPTVFVAPIRPARRGARATAVLIALAILLFLVAAGGGFALARTVGGQSLLPPAAEPRNTSNGLTDVPPPSLVRQSGDASYATGEGGQFGLDVPQGWQKFVAPHNTTKFGASTAVQYVSPDGRRSIRVERLANYFGKFPDDAEYVDWLKQTYSGEGFELFGPSPDAGGKGTTFTYRTLESGLLPGNDDDGRVTRVTFMNLVRAGDSLWALSVTAPVEQEDATRRDVFDRVAPTLTVSD from the coding sequence GTGGTCGCCGGTCGCTACCGGCTGCGTTCGGTGCTCGGCTCCGGGTCGATGGGCACCGTCTGGTCGGCCTATGACGAGTTCCTGCACCGCCAGGTGGCCGTCAAGGAGATGAAGGTGCCGCCGGGCATCCCGGCGTCGCAGGCGGACGAGCTGCGGGAGCGCACGCTGCGCGAGGCCCGCGCCATCGCCGTGCTGTCCCACCCGAACGTGATCATCCTGCACGACGTCGCCCGCGAGGACGACCAGCCGTTCGTGGTGATGGAGCTGCTGCCCTCGCGCAGCCTGGCGCACATCCTGCGCGACCACGGGCCGCTGACCGTCGAGCAGGCCGCCGCCGTCGGCATCGCCGTGGCGTCCGCGCTGGAGGCCGCGCACGCCGCCGGGATCACCCACCGCGACGTCAAGCCGGGCAACGTTCTCGTCGCCAGCGACGGCCGGATCAAGCTGACCGACTTCGGCATCGCCCGCAACGTCTCCGAGGCGACCATGACCCGCACCGGGATCATGCTCGGCTCCCCCGCCTACATCGCGCCGGAGGTCGCTTCCGGCGGCGCCGTCATCCCGGCCGCCGACCTGTGGGGCCTCGGCGCGACGCTGTTCGCCGCGGTCGAAGGCGCGCCGCCGTACGACGCCGACGGCGATCCGCTGGAGACCGTCGGCAAGGTCGTCAACGGCAAGGTGCCCAAGCCGAAGGCCGGCCCGCTCGCCGAGGTCATTTCGGCCCTGATGAAGAAGGAGCCCGGCGACCGGATCACCCTGCGCGAGGTCCGCCACCGGCTCTACCCGCTGCAGTCGAAGACGCCGCTGGACCTGTTCGGGGCCGAGCTGTTCCGCACCCCGGACGGCAAGAAGACGTCCGCGCAGCCGGACGCGACCGACACGCAGGTGATCAAGACCGTCCTGCCCGAGAAGGGCGGGGACAAGGCGGAGAAGAAGGCCGAGGGCTCGAGCAGCGAGCTCGCCACCGACCCCGGCCCGCTGCCGTTCCTGCGCCCGCCCGCGCCGGCCCCGGCACCCGAGCCGCCGCCGACGGTGTTCGTCGCCCCGATCCGGCCCGCCCGCCGCGGCGCCCGGGCCACCGCGGTGCTCATCGCGCTGGCGATCCTGCTCTTCCTGGTCGCGGCCGGCGGCGGGTTCGCGCTGGCCAGGACGGTCGGCGGTCAGTCGCTGCTGCCGCCGGCGGCCGAGCCGCGGAACACGTCGAACGGCCTCACCGACGTCCCGCCGCCGTCCCTGGTCCGCCAGTCCGGCGACGCGAGCTACGCGACCGGCGAAGGCGGCCAGTTCGGCCTCGACGTGCCGCAGGGCTGGCAGAAGTTCGTCGCGCCCCACAACACCACGAAGTTCGGGGCGAGCACGGCCGTCCAGTACGTCTCCCCGGACGGCCGCCGCTCGATCCGGGTCGAGCGGCTGGCGAACTACTTCGGCAAGTTCCCGGACGACGCCGAGTACGTCGACTGGCTGAAGCAGACGTACTCCGGCGAAGGGTTCGAGCTGTTCGGCCCGTCCCCGGACGCGGGCGGCAAGGGCACCACGTTCACCTACCGCACGCTGGAGAGCGGCCTGCTCCCGGGCAACGACGATGATGGCCGCGTCACACGGGTGACGTTCATGAACCTGGTCCGGGCGGGCGACAGCCTGTGGGCGTTGTCGGTGACGGCACCGGTCGAGCAGGAGGACGCGACCCGGCGGGACGTCTTCGACCGCGTGGCGCCCACGCTGACCGTCTCGGACTAG
- a CDS encoding MerR family transcriptional regulator encodes MRMRMAELSAESGVPVATVKYYLREGLLPPGERTSPNQARYSPDHVQRLRLIKALTDVGGLPLASVGAVLNAIEDDRTPHETMGVVQLELAGEPPKVSEEAAEWAAELLQELARRYGWKWHGAEDRATANLIAALATAKELGHEKLADRLDEYFALALRVAELDVEVVTGLTSFDKIIEAGLIATVLGDRIFTGLRHLAQEHVSREVLGRRAR; translated from the coding sequence ATGCGCATGCGGATGGCCGAACTGAGCGCCGAGTCGGGGGTGCCGGTCGCGACCGTCAAGTACTACTTGCGCGAAGGCCTGCTCCCGCCCGGGGAGCGCACCAGCCCGAATCAGGCGCGGTACTCCCCGGACCACGTCCAGCGCCTGCGGCTGATCAAGGCGCTCACCGACGTCGGCGGCCTCCCGCTGGCCTCGGTCGGCGCCGTGCTGAACGCGATCGAGGACGACCGGACCCCGCACGAAACGATGGGCGTCGTCCAGCTGGAGCTGGCCGGCGAACCGCCGAAGGTGTCCGAGGAGGCCGCGGAGTGGGCGGCGGAGCTGTTGCAGGAGCTCGCCCGGCGGTACGGCTGGAAGTGGCACGGCGCCGAGGACCGCGCGACGGCCAACCTGATCGCCGCGCTGGCCACGGCGAAGGAGCTCGGGCACGAGAAGCTCGCCGATCGCCTCGACGAGTACTTCGCGCTGGCGCTCCGGGTCGCGGAGCTGGACGTCGAGGTGGTGACCGGGCTGACGTCGTTCGACAAGATCATCGAGGCCGGCCTGATCGCGACGGTCCTGGGCGACCGCATCTTCACCGGCCTGCGCCACCTCGCCCAGGAGCACGTCTCCCGCGAGGTGCTAGGCCGCCGGGCGCGCTAG
- a CDS encoding ABA4-like family protein — protein sequence MILFDLAFPLAAPFWALLILAPDWRWTARIMASPWVPLLPLACYFALVLPHFGEWGQAMLSPDLGVLQALLATPWGAGLVWAHLIAFDLFIARWMYFEGRAVGLSPWLVSPVLAVTIFLSPFGLVVFLLARSVRLRSRHD from the coding sequence ATGATCCTCTTCGACCTGGCGTTCCCGCTGGCCGCGCCGTTCTGGGCCCTGCTGATCTTGGCGCCGGACTGGCGGTGGACGGCCCGGATCATGGCGTCGCCGTGGGTGCCGCTGCTGCCGCTGGCCTGCTACTTCGCGCTCGTGCTGCCGCACTTCGGCGAGTGGGGGCAGGCGATGCTCTCCCCCGACCTCGGCGTGCTGCAGGCGCTGCTGGCCACGCCGTGGGGTGCCGGGCTGGTGTGGGCGCACCTCATCGCGTTCGACCTGTTCATCGCGCGGTGGATGTACTTCGAGGGGCGCGCGGTGGGGCTTTCGCCGTGGCTCGTCAGCCCGGTCCTCGCGGTGACGATCTTCCTGTCGCCGTTCGGGCTGGTCGTGTTCCTGCTGGCGAGGAGCGTCCGGTTACGCTCGCGGCATGACTGA
- a CDS encoding purine-nucleoside phosphorylase has protein sequence MTEQEAASAIAQRTGVDAHDIAVVLGSGWRPAADVIGEHETEIPFAELPGFTTPGAVGHGGTIRSLKIGDKNVLVMLGRTHFYEGKGIDPVVHNVRTAAAAGVRTVLLTNAAGGLREGFQVGQPVLIADHLNLTARSPIVGANFVDLTDLYSARLRKIAREIDPSLEEGVYAGLTGPHFETPAEIRMLRTLGADLVGMSTVLEAIAARAAGVEVFGLSLVTNLAAGMTGEPLNHQEVLEAGRAAATKMGSLLRDLITHA, from the coding sequence ATGACTGAACAAGAGGCCGCGAGCGCCATCGCCCAGCGCACCGGCGTCGACGCGCACGACATCGCGGTGGTCCTGGGCTCGGGCTGGCGCCCGGCGGCGGACGTCATCGGGGAGCACGAGACGGAGATCCCGTTCGCCGAACTGCCCGGCTTCACCACGCCCGGCGCGGTGGGGCACGGCGGAACCATCCGCTCGCTGAAGATCGGTGACAAGAACGTCCTGGTCATGCTGGGGCGGACGCACTTCTACGAGGGCAAGGGCATCGACCCGGTGGTGCACAACGTGCGCACCGCCGCGGCGGCCGGCGTCCGGACGGTGCTGCTGACGAACGCGGCGGGCGGCCTGCGTGAAGGGTTCCAGGTCGGGCAGCCGGTGCTGATCGCCGACCACCTGAACCTGACCGCGCGCTCGCCGATCGTCGGCGCGAACTTCGTCGACCTGACGGACCTGTATTCGGCGCGGCTGCGGAAGATCGCGCGCGAGATCGACCCGTCGCTCGAAGAAGGCGTCTACGCGGGCCTGACCGGGCCGCACTTCGAGACGCCGGCGGAGATCCGGATGCTGCGCACGCTGGGCGCGGACCTGGTCGGCATGTCGACGGTCCTGGAAGCCATCGCCGCCCGCGCGGCCGGCGTCGAGGTCTTCGGGCTGTCGCTGGTGACGAACCTGGCCGCGGGCATGACCGGCGAACCGCTGAACCACCAGGAAGTCCTGGAAGCGGGCCGCGCGGCGGCCACGAAGATGGGCTCCCTGCTCCGAGACCTCATCACCCACGCCTGA